The following are encoded together in the Malaya genurostris strain Urasoe2022 chromosome 3, Malgen_1.1, whole genome shotgun sequence genome:
- the LOC131433918 gene encoding uncharacterized protein LOC131433918, with amino-acid sequence MEVIEIEVEKEVTNPFVKSGLVRTPPPQTQQVQKQHTNEQQAQQQGQQQYSAWTKPPQPPRVEAAKKLVDELHEYVDKRSNVHKDIKALVIKLQGALGSAVKEWKNVVQRAEAGEKELLAAKTALEARRAAQMQRVEADTATREVNTASRVPPGVQSTPFFTPKRPRASPGDVRPGGPKRHKDARVTGAKLPPEATDAVNSRTEWEVVGKKKEKASKKNPPKKRKVVRTRNKSEALIVKASDDSYAEVLRAMRMNPDLKELGEDVQKVRRTRNGEMLLELKRNLKAGSISYKELTEKALGNKVEVRALCPEVTLRCKDLDEITTEEEVKLALKEQCELGEVQMTIRIRNGPDGTKVASIKLPVDAANKALKVEKICVGWSVCPLSVSQLPDVCFKSLGFGHFARNCQGPDRSKLCRRCGEEGHKAKDCTKPPKCLICAATGDNKHPTGGSRCPAFKRASATKSQWRCDVAIISEPYQIPPGDGNWTSDGAKTAAIWAVGKYPIQEVVHCADEGFVIAKINGVFICSCYAPPRWTIEQFNRMGSSLLEALAKLNVDLANDGTTTTYRKDGRESIIDVTFCSPGMIRSMDWTVCEEYTHSDHQAIRYCVGRDSQVESSRTQFGERKWKTANFNKDVFVEALRLERNTINLSAEELTATLSRACDATMPRMGKPRNERRPAYWWNSTIADLRARCLHARRRMQRARNSGEREERRLPYRIARAALNKAIRLSKKECLEELNNNANENPWGNAYKMAMAKMKGPAVPPDRCPERMKTIIETLFPKHEPTIWPPVLYDVQDVRGDEIRVSNEELLAVAKALPVKKAPGPDGVPNVALKAAILENPDMFRTTFQKCMEDGSFPDIWKRQKLVLLPKPGKPPGDPSAYRSICLLDTVGKLLERQEEVTGERVIIDRTIRSSSVVDGIDNSKEPSPVEPHFQTDGNARDKFVPNNIVRRCARDSRNDPHLSATGRG; translated from the exons ATGGAAGTAATCGAAATCGAAGTTGAGAAAGAAGTGACAAATCCGTTTGTCAAGAGTGGCTTGGTGAGGACACCGCCGCCGCAAACCCAGCAGGTGCAAAAGCAGCACACGAACGAGCAGCAAGCTCAGCAGCAGGGTCAGCAGCAGTATAGCGCGTGGACGAAACCACCACAACCACCGAGGGTAGAGGCAGCGAAAAAGTTGGTGGACGAGCTGCACGAGTATGTGGATAAGAGAAGTAACGTGCACAAAGACATCAAGGCGTTGGTGATTAAGCTCCAAGGCGCTCTTGGTTCTGCTGTAAAGGAATGGAAAAACGTAGTGCAGAGAGCAGAAGCTGGGGAGAAGGAGTTGTTAGCGGCGAAAACTGCTTTAGAGGCACGTCGCGCAGCGCAAATGCAAAGGGTAGAAGCCGACACAGCTACGAGGGAGGTCAACACAGCGAGTAGGGTCCCCCCTGGGGTGCAGTCCACGCCCTTCTTCACACCAAAGAGGCCAAGGGCATCGCCTGGAGATGTTAGACCAGGTGGTCCCAAGAGACACAAGGATGCCCGTGTCACTGGAGCTAAACTACCACCAGAAGCAACCGACGCGGTAAACAGCCGCACTGAATGGGAGGTCGTCGGCAAAAAAAAGGAgaaagcgagcaaaaaaaacccGCCCAAAAAACGTAAGGTCGTCAGGACGAGGAATAAGAGCGAGGCTCTCATCGTCAAAGCGAGCGACGACTCGTACGCCGAAGTCCTACGCGCTATGCGGATGAACCCAGATCTTAAGGAGCTAGGGGAAGACGTGCAAAAGGTCAGGCGCACTCGTAATGGTGAGATGCTTCTCGAGCTGAAAAGAAACCTCAAAGCAGGCAGCATCTCGTACAAGGAGCTTACCGAGAAAGCCCTCGGAAACAAGGTGGAAGTAAGAGCCTTGTGCCCGGAAGTGACTCTCCGGTGTAAAGATCTGGACGAGATTACTACGGAGGAGGAGGTAAAATTAGCCCTGAAGGAGCAATGCGAGCTAGGAGAGGTCCAGATGACCATCCGTATCAGGAATGGACCTGACGGCACCAAGGTAGCCTCAATTAAGCTGCCAGTAGATGCAGCTAATAAAGCGTTGAAAGTGGAGAAAATATGTGTGGGTTGGTCTGTGTGTCCACTGAGCGTTTCCCAGCTACCGGACGTGTGCTTTAAGAGTCTGGGTTTTGGTCACTTCGCACGGAACTGTCAAGGGCCGGATAGGAGTAAACTATGCAGAAGGTGTGGCGAGGAAGGTCACAAGGCAAAGGATTGCACGAAGCCTCCGAAATGCCTAATTTGCGCTGCCACGGGGGATAACAAACATCCTACAGGCGGTAGCAGATGCCCGGCCTTCAAACGAGCGAGTGCAACGAAGTCCCAGTGGAG ATGCGATGTTGCGATCATTTCGGAGCCATACCAAATTCCACCCGGAGATGGAAACTGGACATCAGACGGAGCCAAAACAGCAGCGATATGGGCAGTGGGAAAATACCCCATTCAAGAAGTGGTGCACTGCGCAGATGAAGGGTTTGTTATAGCCAAAATCAACGGAGTCTTCATCTGTAGTTGTTATGCACCTCCACGATGGACGATCGAACAGTTCAACCGGAT GGGAAGCAGTCTTCTGGAGGCCCTAGCTAAGCTGAACGTAGATCTTGCCAACGACGGTACCACTACCACCTACCGTAAGGATGGTCGAGAGTCCATCATAGATGTCACTTTCTGCAGCCCGGGAATGATAAGGAGCATGGACTGGACAGTGTGCGAAGAATACACCCACAGCGATCACCAAGCGATCCGGTATTGTGTTGGACGCGACTCGCAGGTGGAATCAAGCAGAACGCAGTTTGGTGAGCGAAAGTGGAAAACAGCGAACTTTAACAAGGACGTATTTGTGGAAGCACTGAGGCTCGAGCGCAACACAATAAACCTCAGCGCGGAAGAGCTGACTGCAACACTATCACGTGCGTGTGATGCAACCATGCCTAGAATGGGAAAACCCAGAAATGAGCGACGTCCGGCGTACTGGTGGAATTCGACGATCGCTGACCTGCGGGCACGTTGTCTACATGCCAGGAGAAGGATGCAGAGAGCTAGAAACAGCGGCGAAAGGGAGGAAAGAAGGTTGCCCTATAGAATAGCAAGAGCCGCACTCAACAAGGCAATCAGGCTCAGCAAGAAAGAGTGTTTAGAAGAGCTGAACAACAACGCCAACGAGAATCCGTGGGGTAATGCCTATAAGATGGCCATGGCAAAGATGAAAGGTCCAGCAGTTCCACCGGATAGGTGCCCGGAAAGGATGAAAACTATAATCGAGACCCTGTTCCCGAAGCATGAGCCTACGATATGGCCGCCAGTACTGTACGACGTACAGGATGTCCGCGGCGACGAAATCCGAGTATCAAACGAGGAGCTGCTTGCTGTAGCGAAAGCCTTACCGGTGAAGAAGGCTCCAGGCCCGGACGGGGTTCCAAATGTGGCCCTTAAAGCTGCGATTCTGGAGAATCCAGACATGTTCAGGACTACATTCCAAAAATGCATGGAGGATGGTAGTTTCCCTGACATCTGGAAGCGGCAGAAGCTGGTGCTGCTACCAAAGCCAGGCAAACCACCCGGCGATCCGTCAGCATATAGGTCTATATGCTTGTTGGACACAGTCGGAAAACTGCTGGAGAGA CAAGAGGAGGTTACTGGCGAGCGTGTCATCATCGATCGTACGATACGCAGCTCCAGCGTGGTCGATGGCATTGACAACAGCAAGGAACCGAGCCCAGTTGAACCGCACTTTCAGACTGATGGCAATGCGCGTGACAAGTTCGTACCGAACAATATCGTCAGACGCTGTGCACGTGATAGCCGGAATGATCCCCATCTGTCTGCTACTGGAAGAGGATAG